One stretch of Streptomyces sp. MMBL 11-1 DNA includes these proteins:
- a CDS encoding endo-alpha-N-acetylgalactosaminidase family protein — MSPRFPRPGLVAAASAAVLALSGTALPAAAADPSPSPAGAAESGGSAVIGSGPLAVAVADDFPRVLSYTDRTSGERLLGSVRPVTAVTLNGTARPVKLKGKPKVTRSAARYTLAFDSLPGVEIDASLTVSGRATTFKVTAVRDTAAFRVGTIDIPGHDLISVGSAEAGAATAFTRLDPDSTRTADVFAEVTGETKPDTAPVGASYAILNNGALAAAIESNSSYDKPAGATGGDDARFWHQARAEQGGGVRVGVWSGQWTYRGEGAPKPESGENLPWAKVVVTPDANGDKAVDWQDGAVAFRAIGITAPGSEDTAKRVVTHIPFNFASQATHPFLRTLDDVKRISKATDGLGQLAVLKGYGSEGHDSAHPDYGGNYNKRAGGLKDLNTLLKQGKKWGADFGVHVNATESYPEANAFSEQLVDKTRPGWNWLNQSYYIDQRRDINSGDLAKRFQQLRDETDENLDFLYIDVYYSHGWIADKTIQAVQKQGWTVGTEWADKFERASLWSHWANDLNYGGATNKGLNSQIIRFIRNGEKDIWNNHPVLGQSALEDFEGWTGETDWNAFTANIWQKNLPAKYLQQQRITRWDGNDITFTGGVRGTVEDGKRTFYDQGRKVLSGTDYLLPWDGGKKHYHYSETGGSSTWEVPGKGAYTLYKLTDNGREKVTTVRPEAGRITLTAAAGQAYVLYPDRAPKDAPAAWGKGTGLKDPGFNDRDLKGWKKTGTAVRDTDEQGRNSAGLSGPDPAALSQTVTGLKPGKRYTASALIEVEPGESRRTVLSAGGASVAVERSTAEDFVAASDWHGTSFQRAKVNFTAPAGGRTTLRIEAAGGSTAKVRADDVRIVENAPATRAGTVAYEDFEAVDQGWGPFLKGDAGGSTDPRTSISQLHAPYTQSGWNGKLVDDVLGGKESLKSHEENTGLVYRTAPWTVPMKDGHRYEVAFDYQSSHAGAYSWVEGYDRVADGRASSTETRATPVGQQRTTGRFSRTLTAGCGDTWTGLRKLPGAPKGADFVLDGFTVTDLGPAPAGQEAVCGTLDVAADAETLEPGAPNTVKATFGNDEASAATGVKLALTVPEGWKAEPVGPVAFDSVAPGAKATGSWRVTPPVDAPYDTYPLDAEATYTVGGAARALGAGTSVRTLPPPPTVDSWAGDLDWTAAQNGWGPVERDRSNGESGAGDGGPLKIGGVVYAKGLGTHAPARIRYYLGGKCTSFTAEVGVDDAQATRGTVRFSVTADSTEKVVSPVLGAADPAWKLTADVSGAKYVELVVQDGGDGNGNDHADWGDARFHCGS; from the coding sequence ATGTCGCCAAGATTCCCTCGCCCCGGCCTGGTCGCCGCGGCCTCAGCAGCCGTGCTGGCGCTCAGCGGGACCGCGCTCCCTGCCGCAGCCGCCGATCCGTCCCCCTCCCCGGCCGGGGCGGCGGAGTCCGGTGGATCCGCCGTCATCGGATCCGGCCCGCTCGCCGTCGCCGTCGCCGACGACTTCCCGCGCGTCCTGTCGTACACCGACCGGACGAGCGGCGAACGGCTGCTCGGCAGCGTCCGGCCGGTCACCGCCGTCACCCTCAACGGGACCGCCCGCCCGGTGAAGCTCAAGGGCAAGCCGAAGGTCACCCGCTCCGCCGCCCGCTACACCCTCGCCTTCGACTCCCTGCCGGGGGTCGAGATCGACGCCTCGCTCACCGTCTCCGGACGGGCCACCACGTTCAAGGTGACCGCGGTCCGCGACACCGCCGCGTTCCGGGTCGGGACCATCGACATCCCCGGGCACGACCTGATCTCGGTCGGGTCCGCCGAGGCCGGGGCCGCCACCGCGTTCACGAGGCTCGACCCGGACTCCACCCGCACCGCCGACGTCTTCGCGGAGGTCACCGGGGAGACCAAGCCCGACACCGCGCCCGTCGGGGCCAGTTACGCGATCCTCAACAACGGCGCACTCGCCGCGGCGATCGAGTCCAACTCCTCGTACGACAAGCCCGCCGGGGCCACCGGCGGCGACGACGCCCGCTTCTGGCACCAGGCGCGCGCCGAGCAGGGCGGCGGCGTCCGGGTCGGCGTCTGGTCCGGCCAGTGGACCTACCGGGGCGAGGGCGCGCCGAAGCCCGAGAGCGGCGAGAACCTGCCGTGGGCCAAGGTCGTCGTCACCCCCGACGCCAACGGCGACAAGGCCGTCGACTGGCAGGACGGGGCCGTCGCCTTCCGTGCCATCGGCATCACCGCGCCCGGCAGCGAGGACACCGCGAAGCGGGTCGTCACCCACATCCCGTTCAACTTCGCCAGCCAGGCCACCCACCCGTTCCTGCGCACCCTGGACGACGTCAAGCGGATCTCGAAGGCCACCGACGGCCTCGGCCAGCTCGCCGTCCTCAAGGGGTACGGCTCCGAGGGCCACGACTCCGCCCACCCGGACTACGGCGGCAACTACAACAAGCGCGCCGGCGGGCTGAAGGACCTCAACACCCTGCTGAAGCAGGGGAAGAAGTGGGGTGCCGACTTCGGGGTCCACGTCAACGCCACCGAGTCCTATCCGGAGGCCAACGCCTTCTCCGAGCAGCTCGTCGACAAGACCAGGCCCGGCTGGAACTGGCTCAACCAGAGCTACTACATCGACCAGCGCCGCGACATCAACAGCGGCGACCTGGCGAAGCGCTTCCAGCAACTGCGCGACGAGACCGACGAGAACCTCGACTTCCTCTACATCGACGTCTACTACAGCCACGGCTGGATCGCCGACAAGACGATCCAGGCCGTGCAGAAGCAGGGCTGGACCGTCGGCACCGAGTGGGCCGACAAGTTCGAGCGCGCCTCCCTCTGGTCGCACTGGGCCAACGACCTCAACTACGGCGGGGCCACCAACAAGGGCCTGAACTCGCAGATCATCCGGTTCATCCGCAACGGCGAGAAGGACATCTGGAACAACCACCCGGTCCTCGGCCAGAGTGCTCTGGAGGACTTCGAGGGCTGGACCGGCGAGACCGACTGGAACGCGTTCACCGCCAACATCTGGCAGAAGAACCTGCCCGCGAAGTACCTCCAGCAGCAGCGGATCACCCGCTGGGACGGCAACGACATCACCTTCACCGGCGGGGTGCGCGGCACGGTCGAGGACGGCAAGCGGACCTTCTACGACCAGGGCCGCAAGGTGCTCAGCGGCACCGACTACCTGCTGCCGTGGGACGGCGGCAAGAAGCATTACCACTACAGCGAGACCGGCGGCTCCAGCACCTGGGAGGTGCCCGGCAAGGGCGCGTACACCCTCTACAAGCTGACCGACAACGGCCGCGAGAAGGTCACCACCGTCCGCCCCGAGGCCGGGCGGATCACGCTGACCGCCGCCGCCGGACAGGCCTACGTCCTCTACCCCGACCGTGCGCCGAAGGACGCGCCGGCCGCCTGGGGGAAGGGGACCGGGCTCAAGGACCCCGGCTTCAACGACCGTGACCTGAAGGGCTGGAAGAAGACCGGCACCGCCGTCCGCGACACCGACGAGCAGGGCCGCAACAGCGCCGGACTCTCCGGCCCGGACCCGGCCGCGCTCTCCCAGACCGTCACCGGACTCAAGCCCGGCAAGCGCTACACCGCCTCCGCCCTGATCGAGGTCGAGCCCGGCGAGAGCCGCCGTACGGTGCTGAGCGCCGGGGGTGCGTCGGTGGCCGTCGAACGCTCCACGGCCGAGGACTTCGTCGCCGCGTCCGACTGGCACGGCACGTCCTTCCAGCGCGCCAAGGTCAACTTCACCGCCCCGGCGGGCGGCCGCACCACCCTCCGTATCGAGGCTGCGGGCGGCAGCACGGCGAAGGTCCGCGCCGACGACGTACGGATCGTCGAGAACGCCCCCGCGACCCGCGCCGGCACGGTGGCGTACGAGGACTTCGAGGCCGTCGACCAGGGCTGGGGCCCCTTCCTCAAGGGCGACGCGGGCGGCTCCACCGACCCCCGCACCAGCATCTCGCAGCTCCACGCCCCGTACACCCAGTCGGGCTGGAACGGGAAGCTCGTCGACGACGTGCTCGGCGGGAAGGAGTCGCTGAAGTCCCACGAGGAGAACACCGGCCTCGTCTACCGCACCGCCCCCTGGACCGTCCCGATGAAGGACGGCCACCGGTACGAGGTCGCGTTCGACTACCAGTCCAGCCACGCCGGGGCCTACAGCTGGGTGGAGGGCTACGACCGGGTCGCCGACGGCAGGGCCTCCTCGACCGAGACCCGGGCCACCCCGGTCGGGCAGCAGCGCACCACCGGGCGGTTCAGCCGGACGCTCACCGCGGGCTGCGGCGACACCTGGACCGGGCTGCGGAAGCTGCCCGGAGCGCCCAAGGGCGCGGACTTCGTGCTCGACGGCTTCACCGTGACCGACCTCGGACCGGCCCCCGCAGGGCAGGAGGCCGTCTGCGGCACGCTCGACGTGGCCGCCGACGCCGAGACCCTGGAGCCGGGGGCCCCGAACACGGTGAAGGCGACCTTCGGCAACGACGAGGCGAGCGCCGCCACCGGCGTGAAGCTGGCGCTCACCGTGCCCGAGGGCTGGAAGGCCGAGCCCGTGGGCCCGGTCGCCTTCGACTCGGTCGCCCCGGGCGCGAAGGCCACCGGCAGCTGGCGGGTCACCCCGCCGGTCGACGCCCCCTACGACACGTACCCGCTGGACGCGGAGGCCACGTACACCGTCGGGGGAGCGGCCAGGGCGCTCGGCGCGGGAACCTCCGTCCGCACGCTCCCGCCGCCGCCCACCGTGGACAGCTGGGCCGGCGACCTCGACTGGACCGCCGCGCAGAACGGCTGGGGCCCGGTCGAGCGCGACCGCTCCAACGGGGAGTCAGGGGCCGGTGACGGTGGCCCCCTGAAGATCGGCGGTGTCGTCTACGCCAAGGGCCTGGGCACGCACGCCCCGGCGAGGATCCGCTACTACCTGGGCGGGAAGTGCACCTCCTTCACCGCCGAGGTGGGCGTGGACGACGCCCAGGCCACCCGGGGCACCGTGCGGTTCTCGGTCACCGCCGACTCCACGGAGAAGGTGGTGTCACCCGTGCTGGGGGCGGCCGACCCGGCCTGGAAGCTCACGGCCGACGTCTCCGGCGCGAAGTACGTCGAGCTGGTCGTCCAGGACGGCGGGGACGGCAACGGCAACGACCACGCCGACTGGGGCGATGCCCGCTTCCACTGCGGGAGTTGA
- a CDS encoding acyl-CoA carboxylase subunit beta: MTVVDETQGEPNDTRGRVAELLALREQARRGPSERATEAQHAKGKLTARERIELLLDPGSFQEVEQLRRHRATGFGLEAKKPYTDGVITGWGTVEGRTVFVYAHDFRIFGGALGEAHATKIHKIMDMAISAGAPLVSLNDGAGARIQEGVSALAGYGGIFQRNTRASGVIPQISVMLGPCAGGAAYSPALTDFVFMVRETSQMFITGPDVVKAVTGEEITQNGLGGADVHAETSGVAHFAYDDEETCIAEVRYLIGMLPSNNRENPPTAPSDDPADRRGDVLLDLVPADGNRPYDMHKVIEELVDDGDYLEIHERWARNIICAMARLDGQVVGIVANQPQALAGVLDIEASEKAARFVQMCDAFNIPIITLLDVPGFLPGVDQEHGGIIRHGAKLLYAYCNATVPRISLILRKAYGGAYIVMDSQSIGADLTYAWPTNEIAVMGAEGAANVIFRRQIADAEDPEAMRTRMVKEYKAELMHPYYAAERGLVDDVIDPAETREVLIASLAMLRNKHADLPSRKHGNPPQ; this comes from the coding sequence ATGACCGTTGTGGACGAAACCCAGGGTGAGCCGAACGACACCCGAGGCCGGGTGGCCGAACTGCTGGCCCTGCGCGAGCAGGCGCGGCGCGGACCGAGCGAGCGGGCGACCGAGGCGCAGCACGCCAAGGGGAAGCTGACCGCGCGCGAGCGGATCGAGCTGCTGCTGGACCCGGGTTCGTTCCAGGAGGTCGAGCAGCTGCGCCGGCACCGTGCGACGGGCTTCGGCCTGGAGGCGAAGAAGCCGTACACCGACGGTGTCATCACGGGCTGGGGCACGGTCGAGGGCCGCACGGTCTTCGTCTACGCGCACGACTTCCGGATCTTCGGCGGGGCGCTGGGCGAGGCCCACGCCACGAAGATCCACAAGATCATGGACATGGCCATCTCGGCGGGGGCCCCGCTGGTCTCCCTGAACGACGGTGCCGGGGCCCGTATCCAGGAGGGCGTCTCGGCGCTCGCGGGCTACGGCGGCATCTTCCAGCGCAACACCCGGGCGTCCGGGGTGATCCCGCAGATCAGCGTGATGCTCGGCCCGTGCGCGGGCGGCGCGGCCTACAGCCCGGCGCTCACCGACTTCGTGTTCATGGTCCGTGAGACCTCGCAGATGTTCATCACCGGACCGGACGTCGTGAAGGCGGTCACCGGCGAGGAGATCACGCAGAACGGCCTCGGTGGCGCGGATGTGCACGCCGAGACCTCGGGCGTCGCGCACTTCGCGTACGACGACGAGGAGACCTGCATCGCCGAGGTCCGCTACCTCATCGGGATGCTGCCCTCCAACAACCGCGAGAACCCGCCGACGGCCCCGAGCGACGACCCCGCCGACCGGCGCGGCGACGTCCTGCTGGACCTGGTCCCGGCCGACGGCAACCGCCCGTACGACATGCACAAGGTGATCGAGGAGCTCGTCGACGACGGCGACTACCTGGAGATCCACGAGCGCTGGGCCCGCAACATCATCTGCGCGATGGCCCGCCTGGACGGCCAGGTCGTCGGCATCGTCGCCAACCAGCCGCAGGCGCTGGCGGGCGTGCTGGACATCGAGGCCTCCGAGAAGGCCGCACGCTTCGTCCAGATGTGCGACGCCTTCAACATCCCGATCATCACCCTTCTGGACGTCCCCGGCTTCCTGCCGGGCGTGGACCAGGAGCACGGTGGGATCATCCGCCACGGAGCGAAGCTGCTCTACGCCTACTGCAACGCCACCGTGCCGCGGATCTCGCTGATCCTGCGGAAGGCCTACGGAGGCGCGTACATCGTCATGGACTCCCAGTCCATCGGGGCCGACCTCACCTACGCCTGGCCCACCAACGAGATCGCGGTGATGGGCGCCGAGGGCGCGGCCAACGTCATCTTCCGCCGGCAGATCGCCGACGCCGAGGACCCCGAAGCCATGCGCACCCGCATGGTCAAGGAGTACAAGGCCGAGCTGATGCACCCCTACTACGCGGCCGAGCGCGGCCTCGTCGACGACGTCATCGACCCCGCCGAGACCCGCGAGGTGCTCATCGCCTCGCTCGCCATGCTCCGCAACAAGCACGCCGACCTGCCGTCCCGCAAGCACGGCAACCCCCCGCAGTAG
- a CDS encoding acyl-CoA carboxylase subunit epsilon codes for MSLTSAESVLRVEKGHADPEELAAITAVLMARAAAQPAAPAHRGRDTAGWRRLERTPGFRAPHSWQG; via the coding sequence ATGAGCCTGACGTCCGCCGAGTCCGTCCTGCGCGTCGAGAAGGGTCACGCCGACCCCGAGGAGCTGGCGGCCATCACCGCCGTCCTGATGGCCCGCGCCGCCGCCCAGCCCGCCGCCCCCGCCCACCGTGGCCGCGACACCGCCGGATGGCGCCGCCTGGAGCGCACGCCGGGCTTCCGCGCACCGCACAGCTGGCAGGGCTGA
- a CDS encoding GTP-binding protein gives MDFASSSGGAARSTTSAKIVVAGGFGVGKTTFVGAVSEINPLRTEAVMTSASAGIDDLTHTGDKTTTTVAMDFGRITLDQDLILYLFGTPGQDRFWFMWDDLVRGAIGAVVLVDTRRLADCFPAVDYFENSGLPFVIALNGFDGHQPYTPDEVREALQIGPDTPILTTDARHRADAKSALITLVEHALMARLR, from the coding sequence GTGGACTTCGCAAGCTCTAGCGGCGGAGCGGCCCGCTCCACTACCTCGGCGAAGATCGTGGTGGCAGGGGGCTTCGGCGTGGGTAAGACCACGTTTGTCGGTGCCGTTTCGGAGATCAATCCGCTGCGCACCGAAGCCGTGATGACGTCCGCCTCGGCGGGCATCGACGATCTGACCCACACCGGGGACAAGACCACCACGACGGTGGCCATGGACTTCGGACGCATCACCCTGGACCAGGACCTGATCCTGTACCTCTTCGGTACACCGGGTCAGGACCGTTTCTGGTTCATGTGGGACGACCTGGTCCGCGGCGCCATCGGCGCCGTCGTCCTCGTCGACACCCGCCGCCTCGCCGACTGCTTCCCCGCCGTCGACTACTTCGAGAACAGCGGACTGCCCTTCGTCATCGCCCTCAACGGCTTCGACGGACACCAGCCCTACACCCCCGACGAAGTACGCGAGGCACTCCAGATCGGGCCCGACACCCCGATCCTGACGACGGACGCCCGCCACCGCGCGGACGCCAAGAGCGCGCTCATCACGCTGGTCGAGCACGCCCTGATGGCGCGGCTGCGCTGA
- a CDS encoding DUF742 domain-containing protein produces the protein MAAPTGGHPYSGDQRIPGEHGDNRFGFRAAPGGQGSGQYQPYQEPQHPQQQHGAHGAQGSEWSPQQPGAGWPQQPQRYDAPHQPRVQPVQQRRAPEPAAHNPLVRPYAMTGGRTRPRYQLAIEALVSTTADLSRLQGQLPEHQRICRLCIEIKSVAEISALLSIPLGVARILVADLAEAGLVAIHQPGGDEAAGGQPDVTLLERVLSGLRKL, from the coding sequence GTGGCAGCACCCACAGGCGGGCACCCTTACAGCGGTGACCAGAGGATTCCGGGTGAGCACGGTGACAACCGTTTCGGCTTCCGTGCCGCACCTGGCGGGCAGGGCTCCGGCCAGTACCAGCCATACCAGGAGCCGCAGCACCCACAGCAGCAGCACGGTGCTCACGGCGCCCAGGGGTCCGAGTGGTCCCCGCAGCAGCCGGGGGCGGGGTGGCCGCAGCAGCCCCAGCGGTACGACGCGCCCCACCAGCCGCGCGTTCAGCCGGTGCAGCAGCGGCGGGCTCCCGAGCCCGCCGCGCACAACCCGCTGGTCCGTCCGTACGCCATGACCGGCGGCCGGACCCGACCGCGTTACCAGCTCGCCATCGAGGCGCTGGTCAGCACCACGGCCGATCTGTCCCGGCTGCAAGGGCAGTTGCCCGAGCACCAGCGGATCTGCCGGCTCTGCATCGAGATCAAGTCGGTCGCCGAGATCTCGGCCCTTCTCTCGATCCCCCTCGGCGTTGCCCGGATCCTCGTCGCCGACCTGGCCGAGGCCGGACTCGTCGCTATCCATCAGCCCGGCGGCGACGAGGCCGCCGGCGGCCAGCCAGATGTGACACTGCTCGAAAGGGTGCTCAGTGGACTTCGCAAGCTCTAG
- a CDS encoding roadblock/LC7 domain-containing protein has product MSQAAQNLNWLITNFVDNTPGVSHTVVVSADGLLLAMSEGFPRDRADQLAAVASGLTSLTAGASRIFEGGAVNQTVVEMERGFLFIMSISDGSSLAVLAHPDADIGLVGYEMALLVDRAGSVLTPDLRAELQGSLLN; this is encoded by the coding sequence ATGAGCCAGGCGGCGCAGAATCTCAACTGGTTGATCACCAACTTCGTGGACAACACCCCAGGGGTGTCGCACACGGTGGTGGTCTCCGCCGACGGCCTCCTGCTGGCGATGTCCGAGGGTTTCCCGCGCGACCGCGCCGACCAGCTGGCGGCCGTCGCGTCCGGTCTGACGTCGCTGACCGCGGGCGCCTCCCGGATCTTCGAGGGCGGCGCCGTGAATCAGACGGTTGTGGAGATGGAGCGTGGATTCCTCTTCATCATGTCCATTTCCGATGGATCCTCACTCGCTGTTCTGGCTCACCCGGACGCCGATATCGGTCTGGTTGGGTACGAAATGGCCCTTCTGGTGGACCGCGCGGGAAGTGTTCTGACGCCGGATCTCCGCGCCGAGCTCCAGGGAAGTCTTCTTAACTAG